Proteins encoded in a region of the Eubalaena glacialis isolate mEubGla1 chromosome 20, mEubGla1.1.hap2.+ XY, whole genome shotgun sequence genome:
- the CHRNB3 gene encoding neuronal acetylcholine receptor subunit beta-3 isoform X1, whose translation MLADFIAVLSALSVTSSAAAGFRSIAEEEDALLRHLFQGYQKWVRPVLHSNDTIKVYFGLKISQLVDVDEKNQLMTTNVWLKQEWTDHKLRWNPDEYGGIHSIKVPSESLWLPDIVLFENADGRFEGSLVTKAIVKSDGTVVWTPPASYKSSCTMDVTFFPFDRQNCSMKFGSWTYDGTMVDLVLIDENVDRKDFFDNGEWEILNAKGTAGSRRDGAYRYPFITYSFVLRRLPLFYTLFLIIPCLGLSFLTVLVFYLPSDEGEKLSLSTSVLVSLTVFLLVIEEIIPSSSKVIPLIGEYLLFIMVFVTLSIIVTVFVINVHHRSPSTYHPMAPWVKRLFLQKLPKLLCMKDHVDGYSFPDKEESKPAVRGKVLEKRKQKQISDGEKVLVAFLEKAADSIRYISSHVKKEHFISQVVQDWKFAAQVLDRIFLWLFLIASVTGSVLIFTPALKMWLHSYH comes from the exons ATGCTGGCAGACTTTATCGCGGTGCTCAGCGCCCTCAGTGTCACCAGCTCAG CGGCCGCAGGATTCAGGTCCATAGCCGAAGAAGAAGATGCGCTGCTCAGACATTTATTCCAAGGTTACCAGAAATGGGTTCGCCCTGTATTACACTCTAATGACACCATAAAAGTATATTTTGGGTTGAAAATATCTCAGCTGGTAGATGTG gatGAAAAGAATCAGCTGATGACAACAAACGTGTGGCTCAAACAG GAATGGACAGACCACAAATTACGCTGGAATCCAGATGAATACGGTGGAATTCATTCAATTAAAGTTCCGTCAGAATCTCTCTGGCTTCCTGACATAGTTCTCTTTGAAAA CGCTGACGGACGGTTCGAAGGCTCGCTCGTGACCAAGGCCATCGTGAAATCCGACGGGACCGTGGTGTGGACGCCTCCCGCCAGTTACAAAAGCTCCTGCACCATGGACGTCACCTTCTTCCCATTCGACAGGCAGAACTGCTCCATGAAGTTCGGCTCCTGGACTTACGACGGGACCATGGTTGACCTCGTCCTGATAGACGAGAACGTGGACAGAAAAGACTTCTTCGACAACGGAGAGTGGGAGATCCTCAACGCCAAGGGCACGGCGGGGAGCAGGAGAGACGGCGCGTACCGGTACCCGTTCATCACCTACTCCTTCGTGCTGCGCCGCCTGCCTCTGTTCTACACCCTCTTCCTCATCATCCCCTGCCTGGGGCTGTCCTTTCTGACAGTGCTTGTCTTCTACTTGCCTTCTGACGAGGGGGAGAAGCTCTCCTTATCCACCTCCGTCTTGGTTTCCCTGACAGTGTTTCTCCTGGTGATTGAAGAAATCATCCCGTCCTCCTCCAAGGTCATCCCGCTCATTGGCGAGTACCTCCTGTTCATCATGGTCTTCGTCACCCTGTCCATCATCGTCACCGTGTTTGTCATCAACGTCCACCACAGATCTCCCTCCACTTACCACCCCATGGCCCCCTGGGTTAAGCGGCTATTTCTGCAAAAACTCCCTAAATTACTTTGCATGAAGGACCACGTGGATGGCTACTCTTTCCCGGATAAAGAGGAGAGTAAACCGGCAGTGAGAGGGAAAGTCCtcgagaaaaggaaacaaaagcagatTAGCGATGGAGAAAAAGTTCTGGTCGCTTTCCTGGAAAAGGCTGCGGATTCCATCAGATACATTTCCAGCCACGTGAAGAAAGAGCATTTCATCAGTCAG gTGGTGCAAGACTGGAAGTTCGCAGCTCAAGTTCTCGACCGGATCTTCCTCTGGCTCTTTCTGATCGCGTCTGTCACCGGCTCAGTTCTGATTTTCACCCCTGCTTTGAAGATGTGGCTACACAGTTACCATTAG
- the CHRNB3 gene encoding neuronal acetylcholine receptor subunit beta-3 isoform X2 → MTTNVWLKQEWTDHKLRWNPDEYGGIHSIKVPSESLWLPDIVLFENADGRFEGSLVTKAIVKSDGTVVWTPPASYKSSCTMDVTFFPFDRQNCSMKFGSWTYDGTMVDLVLIDENVDRKDFFDNGEWEILNAKGTAGSRRDGAYRYPFITYSFVLRRLPLFYTLFLIIPCLGLSFLTVLVFYLPSDEGEKLSLSTSVLVSLTVFLLVIEEIIPSSSKVIPLIGEYLLFIMVFVTLSIIVTVFVINVHHRSPSTYHPMAPWVKRLFLQKLPKLLCMKDHVDGYSFPDKEESKPAVRGKVLEKRKQKQISDGEKVLVAFLEKAADSIRYISSHVKKEHFISQVVQDWKFAAQVLDRIFLWLFLIASVTGSVLIFTPALKMWLHSYH, encoded by the exons ATGACAACAAACGTGTGGCTCAAACAG GAATGGACAGACCACAAATTACGCTGGAATCCAGATGAATACGGTGGAATTCATTCAATTAAAGTTCCGTCAGAATCTCTCTGGCTTCCTGACATAGTTCTCTTTGAAAA CGCTGACGGACGGTTCGAAGGCTCGCTCGTGACCAAGGCCATCGTGAAATCCGACGGGACCGTGGTGTGGACGCCTCCCGCCAGTTACAAAAGCTCCTGCACCATGGACGTCACCTTCTTCCCATTCGACAGGCAGAACTGCTCCATGAAGTTCGGCTCCTGGACTTACGACGGGACCATGGTTGACCTCGTCCTGATAGACGAGAACGTGGACAGAAAAGACTTCTTCGACAACGGAGAGTGGGAGATCCTCAACGCCAAGGGCACGGCGGGGAGCAGGAGAGACGGCGCGTACCGGTACCCGTTCATCACCTACTCCTTCGTGCTGCGCCGCCTGCCTCTGTTCTACACCCTCTTCCTCATCATCCCCTGCCTGGGGCTGTCCTTTCTGACAGTGCTTGTCTTCTACTTGCCTTCTGACGAGGGGGAGAAGCTCTCCTTATCCACCTCCGTCTTGGTTTCCCTGACAGTGTTTCTCCTGGTGATTGAAGAAATCATCCCGTCCTCCTCCAAGGTCATCCCGCTCATTGGCGAGTACCTCCTGTTCATCATGGTCTTCGTCACCCTGTCCATCATCGTCACCGTGTTTGTCATCAACGTCCACCACAGATCTCCCTCCACTTACCACCCCATGGCCCCCTGGGTTAAGCGGCTATTTCTGCAAAAACTCCCTAAATTACTTTGCATGAAGGACCACGTGGATGGCTACTCTTTCCCGGATAAAGAGGAGAGTAAACCGGCAGTGAGAGGGAAAGTCCtcgagaaaaggaaacaaaagcagatTAGCGATGGAGAAAAAGTTCTGGTCGCTTTCCTGGAAAAGGCTGCGGATTCCATCAGATACATTTCCAGCCACGTGAAGAAAGAGCATTTCATCAGTCAG gTGGTGCAAGACTGGAAGTTCGCAGCTCAAGTTCTCGACCGGATCTTCCTCTGGCTCTTTCTGATCGCGTCTGTCACCGGCTCAGTTCTGATTTTCACCCCTGCTTTGAAGATGTGGCTACACAGTTACCATTAG